The following proteins are co-located in the Hyalangium minutum genome:
- a CDS encoding metal-dependent hydrolase, translating to MDNLTHGLLGLAVGALRRPDAAGGPLSATDKAVLLGCALAAELPDLDNLLPSENSVVHALQAHRGLSHALVFTPVVALAATAVAKAVFRTARVGPVFLFSLISVCLAHLLADLWTGWGTRVLLPFSDRRWTLDWTMVVDPWVTLPLLVGAVWAWRRRTVWRRALLVGAALSVAYLGLRVALQNVLSGRVREALPAAERVQVFPAWLSLTTWRYVALLPDEYVVGTASLGRAPIEERRWPRPVPDALPESVRNIPTVREALAWARFPLVSQVPRPDGASEIRIGDLRYHLNGEPTLQFILELNPEGALRAARLERGGSAAELLRRWRGQDR from the coding sequence GTGGACAACCTCACGCACGGATTGCTGGGCCTCGCGGTAGGCGCGCTGCGCCGGCCTGACGCCGCAGGAGGCCCTCTGTCCGCCACGGACAAGGCCGTGCTGCTGGGGTGCGCGCTGGCCGCCGAGCTGCCGGATCTGGACAACCTGCTGCCCTCGGAGAACTCGGTGGTGCACGCGCTCCAGGCGCACCGCGGGCTCTCGCACGCGCTGGTGTTCACCCCGGTGGTGGCGTTGGCCGCGACGGCGGTGGCGAAGGCGGTCTTCCGCACAGCGCGCGTGGGGCCGGTGTTCCTCTTCAGCCTGATCTCGGTCTGCCTGGCGCACCTGTTGGCGGACCTGTGGACAGGCTGGGGCACGCGCGTGCTGCTGCCCTTCTCGGATCGGCGGTGGACGCTGGACTGGACGATGGTGGTGGATCCGTGGGTGACGCTGCCACTGCTCGTGGGCGCGGTCTGGGCCTGGCGCCGCAGGACCGTGTGGCGGCGAGCACTGCTCGTGGGAGCGGCGCTCTCGGTGGCGTACCTGGGGCTGCGCGTCGCACTTCAGAACGTGCTGAGCGGGCGTGTCCGAGAGGCCTTGCCCGCCGCGGAGCGAGTGCAGGTGTTCCCCGCGTGGCTGTCGCTCACGACCTGGCGCTACGTGGCCCTGCTGCCGGATGAGTACGTGGTTGGCACGGCCTCCCTGGGCAGAGCGCCCATCGAGGAGCGGAGGTGGCCCCGGCCCGTCCCTGACGCACTGCCGGAGTCCGTGAGGAACATCCCCACCGTGCGCGAGGCGCTCGCCTGGGCGCGCTTTCCCCTCGTTTCACAGGTTCCCCGCCCTGACGGAGCCTCCGAGATCCGCATCGGCGATCTGCGCTACCACCTGAACGGCGAGCCGACGCTCCAGTTCATTCTGGAGCTCAATCCGGAGGGAGCCCTGCGCGCCGCCCGCCTGGAGCGAGGCGGGAGCGCGGCGGAGTTGCTGCGGCGGTGGCGAGGCCAAGACCGCTGA
- a CDS encoding efflux RND transporter permease subunit, with translation MSEIGLGQRMEKLMGALAARNHRKPWQALALAALLVVVGGFFARKLSLSSDLVGLLPKSFPSVQDLEKLKKRFGGQGYLVVVGMNADADKLKQFADDMAPKLGQLSEVRYVNYKRSDAFFEERVLYYAELEDLQGLQKQLDDRITWEKQRANPLFVELEDAPPPSIGFEDFKHKLEQKLFLRRGSEEQAVAKDPYYLDPEEKMVVLMLKPKGNSADLGYAKKVVSQVDEFLKQQDLSKYGPGFQTALSGTFKKKIDHQALITNDLAQASSIALVLLLLYLGFHFRSVLSVAFAVLPVLGGLAWTYGFVGLFYGQVNLLTGFLGAVLGGLGVEHGIHLLGRYTTLRSEGKDSLEAVREAFSHTGFSALISAVVAALTFLSLSISEFAAFHEFGIIAAVGMLVSIASYVLILPALLGLAAKWGWTPREHVGSAGPMAMLARWLPRSYRGVAIVVGVGLVALISQAWNVSFNYDGSKLESMELPSVRLDRRMDKILGHSQSPVVVVTDSPTMEREVVRQLKERKAQKGKDSTIDFVRSQEDLVPDKQEEKAAVLHAIHDKLAKLDPERLPKDVQAHWPTYLKMTQAQTFGQKDLPEAMRHELEGLDGNRSGVVLVYASINLADGYGTRRFTKEVRGMKLPDGSQVSAAGEALIVADILDMVAQEGPRILAAAVLSVLVAMWVTLGKLRTALICMLPTLLSVAGLVGLMAILGIQFNYLNLVVLPVLVGTTVDAGVHLIQRLSEPDSDFISVYAETGRAITGGLLTSAIGFLALAIAQHPGLNSIGNVANLGFGVNILIVLLGFPSLLLLVERWRRKHGPTAPAKEA, from the coding sequence ATGAGCGAGATCGGGTTGGGGCAGCGGATGGAGAAGTTGATGGGCGCGCTGGCGGCGCGCAACCATCGCAAGCCCTGGCAGGCGCTGGCCCTGGCGGCGTTGTTGGTGGTGGTGGGCGGCTTCTTCGCGCGGAAGCTCTCCCTGAGCTCTGACCTGGTGGGCTTGCTGCCCAAGTCCTTCCCCAGCGTGCAGGACCTGGAGAAGCTGAAGAAGCGCTTCGGCGGGCAGGGCTACCTGGTCGTCGTGGGCATGAACGCGGACGCTGACAAGCTCAAGCAGTTCGCCGACGACATGGCTCCCAAGCTGGGCCAGCTCTCCGAGGTCCGCTACGTCAACTACAAGCGCTCGGACGCCTTCTTCGAGGAGCGCGTGCTGTACTACGCGGAGCTGGAGGACCTGCAAGGGCTCCAGAAGCAGCTCGACGATCGCATCACCTGGGAGAAGCAGCGGGCCAACCCGCTCTTCGTCGAGCTGGAGGATGCGCCTCCGCCCTCCATTGGCTTCGAGGACTTCAAGCACAAGCTGGAACAGAAGCTCTTCCTGCGCCGCGGCAGCGAGGAGCAGGCGGTGGCGAAGGATCCGTACTACCTGGATCCGGAGGAGAAGATGGTGGTGCTGATGCTCAAGCCGAAGGGCAACAGCGCCGACCTGGGCTACGCCAAGAAGGTGGTGTCCCAAGTGGACGAGTTCCTGAAGCAGCAGGACTTGTCCAAGTATGGGCCCGGCTTCCAGACGGCCTTGTCGGGCACCTTCAAGAAGAAGATTGACCACCAGGCGCTGATCACCAACGACTTGGCGCAGGCCTCGAGCATCGCGCTGGTGCTGCTGCTGCTCTACCTGGGGTTCCACTTCCGCAGCGTGCTGAGCGTGGCCTTCGCGGTGCTGCCGGTGCTGGGAGGCCTGGCGTGGACATACGGCTTCGTGGGCCTGTTCTACGGGCAGGTGAACCTGCTCACCGGCTTCCTGGGCGCGGTGCTGGGCGGCCTGGGCGTGGAGCACGGCATCCACCTCCTGGGGCGGTACACGACGCTGCGCTCGGAGGGGAAGGACTCGCTGGAGGCGGTGCGCGAGGCCTTCAGTCACACGGGCTTCTCCGCGCTCATCTCCGCGGTGGTGGCGGCGCTCACGTTCCTGAGCCTGTCCATCTCCGAGTTCGCCGCGTTCCACGAGTTCGGCATCATCGCGGCGGTGGGCATGCTGGTGAGCATCGCCTCGTACGTGCTCATCCTCCCGGCGCTGCTGGGGCTGGCGGCGAAGTGGGGCTGGACGCCGCGCGAGCACGTGGGCTCGGCCGGTCCGATGGCCATGCTGGCCCGGTGGCTGCCGCGCAGCTACCGCGGAGTGGCCATCGTGGTGGGCGTGGGGCTGGTGGCGCTGATCAGCCAGGCGTGGAACGTCAGCTTCAACTACGACGGCTCCAAGCTGGAGTCGATGGAGCTGCCGTCCGTGCGGCTGGACCGGCGCATGGACAAGATTCTGGGCCACTCGCAGTCTCCGGTGGTGGTCGTCACGGACTCGCCGACGATGGAGCGCGAGGTGGTGCGCCAGCTCAAGGAGCGCAAGGCGCAGAAGGGCAAGGACTCCACCATCGACTTCGTCCGCTCGCAGGAGGACCTGGTGCCGGACAAGCAGGAGGAGAAGGCGGCGGTCCTGCACGCCATCCACGACAAGCTGGCGAAGCTGGATCCGGAGCGGCTGCCCAAGGACGTGCAGGCTCACTGGCCCACGTACCTGAAGATGACGCAGGCGCAGACCTTCGGTCAGAAGGACCTGCCCGAGGCGATGCGGCACGAGCTGGAGGGGCTGGATGGGAACCGGAGCGGCGTGGTGCTGGTGTACGCATCCATCAACCTGGCGGATGGCTACGGGACGCGGCGCTTCACCAAGGAGGTGCGCGGGATGAAGCTGCCGGACGGCTCGCAGGTGTCGGCGGCGGGCGAGGCGCTGATCGTGGCGGACATCCTGGACATGGTGGCGCAGGAGGGGCCGCGCATTCTGGCGGCGGCGGTGCTCTCGGTGCTGGTGGCCATGTGGGTGACGTTGGGCAAGCTGCGCACGGCGCTGATCTGCATGTTGCCCACGCTGTTGTCGGTGGCGGGGCTGGTGGGGCTGATGGCCATCCTGGGCATTCAGTTCAACTACCTGAACCTGGTGGTGCTGCCGGTGCTGGTGGGCACGACAGTGGACGCGGGCGTGCACCTCATCCAACGGTTGTCCGAGCCGGACAGTGACTTCATCTCCGTGTACGCGGAGACGGGCCGGGCCATCACGGGCGGTCTGCTGACGAGCGCCATCGGCTTCCTGGCGTTGGCCATTGCTCAGCACCCGGGGCTCAACTCGATCGGCAACGTGGCGAACCTGGGGTTCGGCGTGAACATTCTCATCGTGCTGCTGGGCTTCCCTTCGCTGCTGCTGCTGGTGGAGCGCTGGCGGCGCAAGCACGGCCCCACCGCTCCGGCCAAGGAGGCCTGA